The Arachis hypogaea cultivar Tifrunner chromosome 14, arahy.Tifrunner.gnm2.J5K5, whole genome shotgun sequence DNA window TGCCATTGACACAGCCCATTCTTCAAACAGAAGGTGTGCAGCTAAAAAAAGCAAGAAACACAGAGCTCaaaaagcaaaaagcacaaacTAAAAGCTAAATTAGGCAATTCAGGGTGGAAGCTGCAGGCTACGAGCTTCTGAAAATCCACATTGTGGTTCCAAGCTTGATCCTTCAGCTGTTTATTCTGGGAGGAAAATGAACAAAAACCCTAGGGAGGGGCAAAATAAGCAAGGGGGAGGAAAGATAGGATTTTGAGGTGTGAACTGTGATCAGAggttgagaaaaacaaaagggtAGTTGTTGAATTGGGACAGAGAATGATTTTGAAGGAGGCTACAGAAGAAAGCTGAGAAAGAATGGAAAAAAGCAGAACcctagagagagaaggagaggaagCCCACAAAGGAAGCAAAAGGGTGAGGcattttttctggcgtttgatggaaggaaaaataagagagaaagagaagcagAAGGCGTGTGTAGTGGGGTTGtagaaaatgaaagaaagaattGTACTTTTCGTTGGGTtgcagagagagagaaaggatcaAAGGGAAAGCCGTGGTAGGAAGAAAGAGTCCAAATGGGGTTCACACTTCACAAGAGAGAGAATGAAGGAGACGCACACAAAAaacacgagagagagagagagagagagagagagagagagattaagAGAGGGACAAGGATTTGAGAGATTCTATTCTATGAGTGCATGGCTGGGTTTGTGTCTTcgcagaaagaaagaaacaaagaccaaggcaacaacaacaacacactACACTTGTAACTCACTCAGCAAATAGAGGTCAAAACCTACTCAAATCTTTTCATGCTTCAAGCTTTAATAATACAACTTTTATCAAATCTAATGACATTAGATTAAGATCCATCAATAATActatatagtaaaaaattaaaatcttatattatttaaaagtagattagataatgataaaattgtgaaagaataagaaaagaaaagaatgcgaATTTTTactaattgttgattgattgaattgaattgtaaattatgaaggtaaaattaaatatatataaagcattgtcctatgaaagataaaaacaactaaagataagataaagaaaagaaaagataagataataaagactaaaattataattaaatttatgtattctgttgggctgaatttgtgggtcacgagacttttttattattgtcataGGATAAGGTGGAAGAATAGTTTAATAGCTAATATACAAATTCAtgataaatttaaaagttaatttgtaaaaaaattattgtacgcATATTCATTTAGTAATTTATATATCattcaatataattatttaacaaaaaaatatataatagttattaTTGTGTTTAACtgttgtttttaaatttaattgagtAATGATATgtatttaagttaattaattaaaaaatttaattaatggtatatcaaaattaatttaaaatttataacagTTGATAATAAATGATATATTAAtactatataaaaatttaattatttttatattgtaaaaATATAAAGTTGATGTCATGTATGTAAACTTATTAATGTAGTATAGATACAAAAAGTAATATggcataaatttattttattatatgttgaTATTAATTTTGGCTAATTTTATGATGTCTTTTGTTTAGTGTTTAATTTTGTCTAAATTAtcttttatagtaattttaaaatatttaaacttttttaattttatacttttaaatttaaaattaattatttaacctATTTTAACAATTAGATAATATCTTTTAAACACTATAacaaaaatcattaatttttatatgatttagatagatagatagatagatttaTGTGTTTTAgataaatcaaatatcaaattcaGTAAATtctattttcatgcattttttttttattttgaggtTGGGCCAATTGCATGACAGGGTTATAACTTCCACCTGGTCCAAGACGTGTCCCACCCAGATTctcttgtttttttctttgttaAAATGATTTTCAACCTTTAATAATTTACACCATTCTAATAATTCTCCTAATTACTAGATATTGaaaataatcaatatttttagatttaaaaaaatgAGTTTGGTTAAAAACATTTGTAAAAACgataaaagtttttcaaaaaaatgtacAATAAATATCCTAGAAGCTTCAATTTTTTATACAATAATTTATACAAGAATATTGCTAATATATTTTTTAGGATACATTATAAGAGtaaaaaagtttaaataaaatttttttaaaaattattttttatatttttaatacattaaatagattaaaaaacttaaaaaatttacactgtattttactatttttaactATGTCTTTAAAATATATTTCAACGTATCTTTAAAGTATATTTTAACTAAAaagtttaattaatatatatttttagcgCATACaataagattattattaataatttttttaattttttaataaatatattaaaaatttgattttttttttgtattttgaataaaaaaatattttataatcttAACATATATATTTGAGCACAAAGTAAAAGTAGAGATAAATCCTTAACTAAATTCGTTATTAAATACTGCCACCATTTAAGCACTCACTTAACAAAGTAAGAAGAATACTAAAAGTTTGGTATTATATCATTACTCCTCTCGAAAGTTAGGAACACGAAAGTTAATTATTAAAGGGGATACTCCCATAAAGAGGTCCAAAACAACTTTTTTTTAAGTTGTTGACGTGTCATTCTGTGATTGATTGTTTATTAAAAACCGGTTAATAAAATTTATCTCCAAACCAGATGTTTTAAACCCGGTTCGACCCATCCGGTTTACATAAACCAGTTcgggtcttttttttttttccttagatCTATGAAACTATGTCGTTTCACAGTCTTCTTCCCCCTCGACATTACTGTCACTGCAGCTCTCTCATCTTTCACTCTGCCTCTCTGCCTCATTGACGCGAACTCAAGTCCTCTCCCTCTATCGGCATCGGTCTCTCTCACTGTCTCTGACAAGCTCGTCGTCGCTTTCCTACGGTCTCCGGTCTTGCGCGCCTTCCCTACCCTCATCGTCGCTGGTGGCAGTAGCAGCAGCTCCCGGGACTGGATGTCGTCGTCGCTCCCTGTCTTGTCACCGCCTCGCAGTCAGTCTCGCGCCGTCGTTGCGCCCTTCGTCGCCGGAGACAGAAGCAGCAGGTCCCCGAACTTCCTCCTCGCCTTCAGCAACTCCTCGGCTTCCTTCGCACAACCTAGTCCTAATTTGGTGAGTTCCAACAAATTTTCCTGTTCTTCCCTTTTCTGTTTTGTTGCTATCTTTGATTTTTTGGCTGaaaatatcaattaattattCTCTTTGTTGCTGAAAATAATCACATTGAGTGAAGATCACTAATATGGGCACATGGATATTCATAAAAACATGAACTTTATCGATGATTGAAGCCAAAATTGGgaatttttagtattttgttaATAATTGTATAATTGGGATCAAACAGAATTAAAGGGGTTATGTAAAAAATTAGTAACTGAAATTAAAATGGACTTTGAAATAAGTAGTGGCACGAATAACTAACAATGATGTAAAGGAATCTATGCATGGAGATTTTGAGATATAGCTAATTTTACATTATTGCTGGTGTGAAACATGATACTGCATTTGCCCCACAAACCAAAAAGGAGATCAGTGTATGTGACGCTTTCTCATGTTACTTTTAAGTTTTGTTTTCTATCTGGTTGGATCATTTTCTAATAGTGTCATGTGTATTCATTATAATGCATTTGCTATTTTGTCCCTGGTTTCGTATTTGAGTACTGGTGTTCTTCTATTTATATGAATCTATATGTGGCACCGGCTTGATGACCTTCAACCAGCAAGTGATGAAGTGATATGTCGTGGAATCACTGCCCCAAGCTTTATATGGTGTCCCCTTTTTTGGCGTGAGTACAGCGGCACGTAATTTTTGATAGTTTTGGTCATTGTCCCAGGAGTTATTGAAATTTATGAAGACTGGTGTCTTTATGCAGATCATTGAAATCATTGATTTCATCACATCCACCTCCTATGGCTCCAAGGCCTGATTTGCCCCTTAAAGGTAAGTTGGTTACACACATGGTTCAATTCGTTGCACTGCATTGTATTTTATTTGGGATTTTGTTGAGAATTGAAAAGTGAGTTGCTTAGATGATTGCTGACAAGCCTTTTACACTAGTTAAGGAATTTGCGTATGGAAAGCAAAGCACAGTTCTACAGGGAGTAGCTCAACATTCATGGATAGCCAGCCCACAAAGCCTGAAAATGAATCTAAAAATC harbors:
- the LOC112741119 gene encoding uncharacterized protein codes for the protein MKLCRFTVFFPLDITVTAALSSFTLPLCLIDANSSPLPLSASVSLTVSDKLVVAFLRSPVLRAFPTLIVAGGSSSSSRDWMSSSLPVLSPPRSQSRAVVAPFVAGDRSSRSPNFLLAFSNSSASFAQPSPNLELLKFMKTGVFMQIIEIIDFITSTSYGSKA